The window CTGCACCAGCAGCATTCTTGCCTGCTTTCCTCTTCCTCATGAGTAGTGTCTGCTTTGCTCCTGAGGTGGCAACTGCAATGCATGCTGGCATTACAAGGCATTATAAGTTTAATGTATGTGTGATCGAAACTAAGTTTATTTTCCGCAGAATTGAGTTGAATCTGCAGTGTTGTTAGTTATTTGTCTGAATTGAGTATTGCAGATAAGGTTGCAAAATGTGACAAGATTGTGTCACACAAAGAGCATGGTGACTGTCAATGGCAAGTTTCCTGGACCGCGCATTGTGGCTAGAGAGGGCGATCGCGTGCTCATTAAAGTTGTGAACCATGTCTCCAATAATATCACCATCCATTGGTACATCTTGCAATACTAGAAGTTTGATGTTTTTTGAGTATTTATTTTTGGAAGTGTTTTCTGATTATTGATGATGAACACAGGCATGGAATTCGACAACTCCAGAGCGGATGGGCAGATGGACCGGCATATGTAACACAATGTCCCATTCAGAGTGGCCAGACTTATGTTTACAATTATACCATTATTGGACAAAGGGGAACTCTGTGGTGGCATGCTCATGTTTCATGGCTAAGAGCTAGCGTTTATGGACCGATTGTCATCTTTCCCAAGCACAATGTTCCTTATCCGTTTCCCAAACCAGACAAGGAAGTTCCAATCATGTTTGGTACAACTTCTAAAATATGAACCCTATTTATTgaatgaaataaattaaattatgcaGAGCTAATGAGTTGTACATTTGGATTACAGGAGAATGGTGGAATGCTGATCCAGAGGCTGTTATCAGCCAAGCCCTTCAAACCGGAGGCGGACCTAATGTGTCTGATGCATACACCATCAATGGTTTCCCTGGACCATTGTACAATTGTTCTGCTCAtggtatatttattatttatgtacATATTAATGTTAATTAACGGCTAAAAGAATCACTACTACTTTGCATAACTTATAAGTAGTTTCCTGCTCGCGGTGATATGATGGTCTGCTTGATTTTTGTTGGTGAATTCAGAAACATATAAGCTGAAGGTGAAGCCTGGGAAAACATATCTTCTCCGCATTATCAACTCTGCACTCAACGACGATCTCTTTTTCAGTATAGCTAATCACACCTTAACAATAGTTGAAGCTGATGCCAGTTACGTCAAGCCATTCCAGACTGATATCCTCTTCATCACGCCAGGACAAACGACTAATGTTCTTCTGAAAACAAAGCCTCTTTCTCACAACGCCACTACTTTCTTCATGACTGCTAGACCATACTTCACTGGCCAAGGAACATTCGACAACTCCACAGTAGCTGGAGTCCTCCAATATGAAAATGACTCTTCTAATATCACAAACCTTCCTCTGCCTACTCTTCCTCCAATCAATGGAACATCTTTTGTTGCTAATTTTACCAGCAAGTTTCGAAGCCTAGCTAATTCACAGTATCCAGCAAATGTACCTCAAACTGTTGACAAACATTTTTTCTTCACAGTAGGCCTCGGAACACACCCCTGTCCCAAGAACCAAACTTGTCAAGGACCCAACAATAGTTCTAAATTCGCCGCATCAATTAACAACATCTCTTTAGTTCTGCCTACAACTGCATTTCTCCAAGCATACTTCTTCGGAAAATCTAATGGCGTCTACACTACTGATTTTCCTGTCACTCCCCTCATGCCATTTAATTACACTGGCACTCCTCCTAATAACACCATTGTGACTAATGGTACTAAATTGGTGGTGCTGCCATATAACACTACTGTGGAGCTGGTGATGCAAGATACTAGTATTCTAGGTGCTGAAAGCCATCCTCTCCATCTTCATGGCTTTAACTTCTTTATAGTTGGCCAAGGTTTCGGAAACTTTGATGCTAAGAATGATCCTGCCAAGTTCAACCTTGTGGATCCTGTTGAAAGAAACACAGTTGGTGTGCCTTCTGGTGGATGGGTTGCCATTCGTTTTCTGGCTGATAACCCTGGTAAGCACTATTATCTTCTCATTCACTACATGGTAAATCCGGTTAATTGTTATTCATATCTAGTTTGCATGCGTTAAGTTatcaattctcctaaaacccgAGGGTATTTGTTGAACAACTTAATTAGatctgatataatattttatcagtTCTCTTAAAATCCGACTTAAAATCTGAGGGTGTTTGTTGAAGAACTTAATTAGATctgatataatatatttcaacgCTCACCCTCACTCGAAACCTGTTTCCCGGTGAACTTACAAGTCCTTATGAATGACAGGGGTGTGGTTCATGCACTGTCATTTCGACGTGCATTTGAGCTGGGGATTAAGGATGGCATGGGTTGTTTTGGATGGGAAGCTTCCAAGCCAGAAACTGCCTCCTCCACCTGCAGATCTTCCCAAGTGCTAAGCTTTTGTTTCAAGGAGTTGCTCATTGGTCCTTGTCTTTCTAAGTTCCATATCATcatcatataattttgttacaCAAGTATACATGTTATTGTTTCTTTTTGCATATCATGATCAAAGATGTGCCTCCAATTAGGCACtgatatttttgtttgttttatgttttgttgcTCTTGACCCTGACTTGCCACCCCAGAAGATTTTGTAATATTTCAAGTTAAGTTTTTGTATTGTATTCATCAATAAAATTCATCATCATCGCAccttttatttcatatttgtttatcTAATCACTGATGCATCCTCCTGTTAAGCTGGTGGAATAACTTATACAAGCACTTAATATTTTACGGTTTTTCTGCTTGACACGTATTTTTTAAAGGGTAaatagataataattttatactctatttttataattttttgaaataaattttaaatattaatttttttagaaaaggaAAAACtgaattaatttatcaaattatatattacaaaaaaaattaattgtagATTTGGTCCAAAGGGAGGCTCCAGAGGTAACAACAGAGGAAAGAGGGAGTGATTTACACATCAGAATGCAAAGTGACGAAGTTCAATTGACCAAATTTCTTGTATGCAAAATTGCTGGAGCAATAATTAAAGCtctgattaaaaattattgttgttgCATTTTTATAATGTAAATATGGATTACACGTTTAGGCTGACAAAGACTCGAGTTGAGTACGTAGTAGTAAGATAATATGCATAAAAAAGTTACAGCATGACATaggatatattaaaaaatattgagtGTGTGGTTGTAAATTGATAGGCTAAAATGCCAAATACATGACGCTTGCAACGCATTAATAAGCACATTTACGTAGGATCTGTGTACATGTTATTTCAGGTTAAAGCTGTTTGGTACGAGTCCAGGAGAGTCCGCATATGCATACTTTCATCCAACTCGGATTAGTTACAAGTTACAAGGCTGGACAATTTTACATATACACACTAATCAGTGTCGTGAAAAACAGAAATTCAAGTTAATATTTGGGATCACGGAACAAGAATAATTATTCGTGAGAAATAGAAATCAAACTTAATCCCTGATATCACGGAACAAGTAAAATGAGAGTAGTTAGATTGATGAGAGATTATTCAGAggattaattgaataatcagaaatttaatcagttcggcgaatGATTGAACATGATAAATTAtgattaatcatcgatttttagaacacaGGCATCAACatagatattataatttctgtactcaaattttaatgaaactCGGATTTCACTTAGATTATGTTTATTATTGTTGTCGAAAACAATAACAGTagtttttgataaaaaagaaactATGTCATTGAGATGTTCGAGATACATTTTAGACGcaacaataaaaaaaacttgaacAATTATGTTTTACTAATTCTTGAGTGTGGAAACGACTTCTGCATTTGAGATTGAAATTATTCAGTCGAAGTGTACGCGGATTGCAACGCAATACTAAAATATATCTTTGTTTGGTAGAAACAAAATTATTGACATGTCCTCAAATATACAAACTTAGTGACCTGTGACACGTGAgagatataatattttgaacACTATTCTCGTCAAGAAAACAAGTCTGATCAGTATAATTTGCCTCCATGCCAAACATGACTACTTTTTATTGTTGGAggcaaattattaaatataaaaaacataatatatttagtgGCAGCGACTTTTCTCAGCTGCTAATCACCTATATAACATGCTCTGCCCAACTGCTTCATCCCACACTTTCTCTCTTTTTCTCTGTTTCTGTTGAATCATACACTGAATCTACCcatctttaaatttctgtaagttttatttatagaggtttattttgattttatattttgtttgttgaTGATGTAGTTATGCATGTATGATAAGCGGAATTATGATTATGAAACAGTTAGAGactaaaaatatttgttactAGTGTTTCGACAAAACCTCTGTTGATGGTTGAAGGTCGGTCGGTTTGTAAGTTTGGTTAAATTATGAAATAGCTAAGATTAAAAGtatttattacaaatttttCGACAAAATTTCTATTAATTTTGAAGGTTGGTCAAATTGTAAGCTTGGCTGGATTATGAAACAGCcaagattaaaatatttattactaaGTTTTCGACAAAATCTCTATTAATTTTTGAAGATCTGTCGAGTTGTAAGTTTCATATTGTTCTTCATGTAGTGCATTATATTCATTGCAAGCTCAGCTTTCCACATACCAACTTTATATTTCTGAATTAGTTAAGATAGAACTCCATGCAAAACAGATTATTTCCTGTATTGATTATTAAGGAAGATGTATCAAACATTAAGTTTGCTCAAATCTGAAGCAGAAGACTATTTGAGCTAAATGGATTACCAAAATCAGTACCTATCAAAGTCAGGATATGAATGCCTTCTCTTCGGTAAGACTCTTTTGTTAGTTGAATTTGATTGAAGATTAACTTGGTTTATGTCGGACAGATATAATTAACTCACAATCGTATGACTTTCAGATGTTGATGATACTCTATATCCGTTTAGTTCCGGATTGTCCACTCAATGCACCAAGAACATTACAGGTTTGCTATATCAGCACAAGAACTTTAATCCATTGCAATTCCTTAGTTTATATTTTGTGGACTTTGTTGCTTATATGGTTTTCTTTGTCTAGAATATATGATTCAATATCTTGGAATAGATGCTACTAATGCTTCTGAGATGTGTCTGAAACTGTACAAGGACTATGGCACAACGATGTCAGGCCTCCGGGTATGTATGATCAAATATATAAGATAGTATTGATGAAGAAACATGTACTTAAAGATGCTAACTAGTTGCTTTTCTTCTTATGGCCAGGCCATTGGTTATGATTTTGATGATGATCATTATCACAGGTACTTTAACTTACCACTTTGTGCATACTACAACAGTGCTTATCTTATTGTGTCAATATTGAAGAacaatttagttattttttccCTGTTTCACAGTCTTGTTCATGGGAGATTACCGTATCAGAATCTGAAACCAGACCCTGTTCTTAGGAATCTTTTGCACAGCATACCCATTCGTAAAGTTGTACGTTATTTCTAACTATCTGAGAGAAGTTAATTACAAGGTCATCAGCATTCTCCCTTTAGTAACTGATTATTTTTCCATTACAGATTTTTTCGAATGCAGATGAAGCCCATGTCGCTAAGGTTCTTAGCATACTTGGATTAGAGGATTGCTTTGAAAGTGTTATATGCTTTGAGACATTAAACCCAACCCACAAAAGTAACATAACTGATGATGCTAGAAACTCTGGTGAAGATGGAAATGATTCAGCACTCCTGGAGTCTCCCATCATCTGCAAACCATTTAAAATTGCTTTTGAAGAGGCTTTTAAGATAGCTAACATAAACCCTGAGAAAACAGTAAGATCCTaaaacaaattatgatttgatttTCATTGTATCATTTTCGTTGTAGTTCTAATTTTGTTCCTGTTTCAGCTCTTTTTTGATGACAGTGCACGCAATTTGCAAACTGCTATACGTATGGGGCTCCACACTATGGTGGTAAGTGTTGATAGCTGCAAAGATTACTACCTATGTTTGGTGCAAGTTCCTTTGTAGGTTTACAGAAGTTGTAATATCTGTTTGGCTGTTGATGTATGAAGGTGGGATCTTCTTACCGTGCTAAGGGCGTGGATTATGCATTAGAGAGTATCCATAACATCAGAGAAGCATTGCCAGAGCTGTGGGAAACACTTGAGAAGTCTGAAGAAGTTCTCTATTCCAGGGAAGCTGCAATTGAGACGATTGTGAGAGCTTAAGTGTGTGACTAAGGACTTAGGGATAACCTAGTTTTAAAAGTCTATCTCATCTTCCATTTGAATTCTCGAAATGGTAGAGGCTGCAATGAAAGAAAAACTGTGTGATTCTTGCAAGCAAGGAAATATCATGGTCTGTAGGGTTTCCAACCCAACTGTGTAATAAACCTACAtagtggatttagattttaaatctGACCACATTATCtgtaaaactatatatataataaattgattTAACAATCTGATTACTGATCAAGACTACTTCTGGTTCATCTTTGTTCGGTATGAATttacatattaattattaatagcATGCATGAATCAAAATGGAGCAGGCAAACAGACTGAACACATAACAAGGTAACTGCAAAGCATTATTTAAGAAACACCAAGGAGACATTAATAAGCAGCAGGAAGCTTGAGCAGCATCTCAGTAAACCAAGCAGAGATAACATTCTGCTTCTAACATCAATGAGGTTATCTTTTCTCTGTTGATGAAGTCACATCGGCCTTCGTCCTGAAATCTGGTATCCCTTTTTCTTCATGTATGATAAAAGTAAGTCTGCACATCAAAAAGGGCCAAAGATTTTTGAGGTGCTACTTCCACATTAGTGAGAATGTGTCGTGACAGGCGGCTCTTGTCTAAATAAGAAGCCTTGTAAATCATCATCCCTATTCCCTAGTAATCTAAGAAGAGTGAAGCTTCATAAGGCAC of the Daucus carota subsp. sativus chromosome 4, DH1 v3.0, whole genome shotgun sequence genome contains:
- the LOC108216697 gene encoding laccase-2 yields the protein MIFVYITRFDHVSWYKQTQHSNTSSVFKEQIMATCLFSAPAAFLPAFLFLMSSVCFAPEVATAMHAGITRHYKFNIRLQNVTRLCHTKSMVTVNGKFPGPRIVAREGDRVLIKVVNHVSNNITIHWHGIRQLQSGWADGPAYVTQCPIQSGQTYVYNYTIIGQRGTLWWHAHVSWLRASVYGPIVIFPKHNVPYPFPKPDKEVPIMFGEWWNADPEAVISQALQTGGGPNVSDAYTINGFPGPLYNCSAHETYKLKVKPGKTYLLRIINSALNDDLFFSIANHTLTIVEADASYVKPFQTDILFITPGQTTNVLLKTKPLSHNATTFFMTARPYFTGQGTFDNSTVAGVLQYENDSSNITNLPLPTLPPINGTSFVANFTSKFRSLANSQYPANVPQTVDKHFFFTVGLGTHPCPKNQTCQGPNNSSKFAASINNISLVLPTTAFLQAYFFGKSNGVYTTDFPVTPLMPFNYTGTPPNNTIVTNGTKLVVLPYNTTVELVMQDTSILGAESHPLHLHGFNFFIVGQGFGNFDAKNDPAKFNLVDPVERNTVGVPSGGWVAIRFLADNPGVWFMHCHFDVHLSWGLRMAWVVLDGKLPSQKLPPPPADLPKC
- the LOC108217783 gene encoding uncharacterized protein LOC108217783 gives rise to the protein MDYQNQYLSKSGYECLLFDVDDTLYPFSSGLSTQCTKNITEYMIQYLGIDATNASEMCLKLYKDYGTTMSGLRAIGYDFDDDHYHSLVHGRLPYQNLKPDPVLRNLLHSIPIRKVIFSNADEAHVAKVLSILGLEDCFESVICFETLNPTHKSNITDDARNSGEDGNDSALLESPIICKPFKIAFEEAFKIANINPEKTLFFDDSARNLQTAIRMGLHTMVVGSSYRAKGVDYALESIHNIREALPELWETLEKSEEVLYSREAAIETIVRA